The segment AATAATTCGTGCAAAAAGCAGACAAATTAACAATTATCAATTGACAGTAGGCAAATTCTTTTTGTCAACTGTCAATTGTTAACTGTCAACTGTTTACTATCAATTTGATAGCTATCGGATGCTAACTGCCTACTTGCATAAAATAATCCCAAAATTTATAAATAAATCAAAAATATAAGTATGAAGAAAAACAAAATATCATTAATAATTGTATTTGTTTTATTAATAATTTCAGCTTATTTCTACTTTTCAAATAGTAAAAGTACAATTAAAAAAGAGCTGAGAGATTTTGCAGTTGAAGACACATCAATTGTTACAAAAATTTTTATGGTTAATAAAGAAAGCAATCAATTATTATTAGAAAGACAAAATGGTTATTGGACTGTAAATAAGGAATATAAAGCAAGAAAAGATTTAGTTGACTTGTTACTAAAAACAATTAACAGGCTACATGTAAAAGCTCCTGTTTCAAACTCAGCACTTGAAAATATAAATAAAAGTCTTGCTGTAAAATCAATTAAAGTTGAAATTTATCAACACGATAAACTAATAAAAACATATTATGTTGGAGGACCAACACAAGATAATTATGGTACATTTATGCTTATAGAAAATTCTTCTAAGCCTTTCATTGTAAATATTCCCGGTTTCAGGGGATTTCTTTCAACAAGATATAATACAAGTTTATCATCATGGCGGGAAAAAATAATTTTTAATTATAAATTTCAAGATATTTCATCTATTTCGGTAACTATTCCTGAAAATCCCGAAAAATCATTTCTAATAAATAATTTAGGCAATAATAAGTTTGAATTGATAAATACACAAAATAAAAATCTTGTTAATAAATTTGATACAATAGCAGTTAAACAATACATTGCATATTTTA is part of the Bacteroidales bacterium genome and harbors:
- a CDS encoding DUF4340 domain-containing protein, whose product is MKKNKISLIIVFVLLIISAYFYFSNSKSTIKKELRDFAVEDTSIVTKIFMVNKESNQLLLERQNGYWTVNKEYKARKDLVDLLLKTINRLHVKAPVSNSALENINKSLAVKSIKVEIYQHDKLIKTYYVGGPTQDNYGTFMLIENSSKPFIVNIPGFRGFLSTRYNTSLSSWREKIIFNYKFQDISSISVTIPENPEKSFLINNLGNNKFELINTQNKNLVNKFDTIAVKQYIAYFKNINFDMFVKNVDSKNQDSILSTSPKYIISVIDINGESKKIKTYLKPNDGGLINDEGELYEYDVDNLYAFINNDKDMVFIQYFVFDPIFKEIDDFILN